In Micromonospora sp. LH3U1, one genomic interval encodes:
- a CDS encoding ABC transporter substrate-binding protein — protein sequence MRRLVAALAAAAALGVGLTACGESDPVAGSATGETREITHAMGTTKVPAEPKRVVVLDTDKIDTALSLGITPVGAATAGEAKSWPTYFGADKLAGIKEVGVLTEPDLEAINALKPDLILGSKFRQEKFYDELAAIAPTVFTEKVGITWKDNLLLDGKALGREQQAKDLLGAYEKRAKDFGATLGDAAARKVSIVRFLPGNIRVYGPDSFSGIVIGDTGLGRPERQLLANKEDKRFDLVSPERINEVDGDVIFVTAYGDKAAAEQTKVAGGTLWKGLNAVKAGKAYPVSDEVWMTGIGVGAANKILDDLTKYLPAA from the coding sequence ATGCGTCGTCTCGTCGCCGCTCTCGCCGCGGCCGCCGCCCTCGGCGTCGGACTCACCGCCTGCGGTGAGAGCGACCCGGTCGCCGGCTCCGCCACCGGGGAGACCCGGGAGATCACCCACGCCATGGGCACCACCAAGGTCCCGGCCGAGCCGAAGCGCGTCGTCGTGCTCGACACCGACAAGATCGACACGGCGCTTTCGCTGGGCATCACGCCCGTCGGCGCCGCCACCGCAGGTGAGGCCAAGAGCTGGCCGACGTACTTCGGCGCGGACAAGCTCGCCGGCATCAAGGAGGTCGGGGTGCTCACCGAGCCCGACCTGGAGGCGATCAACGCGCTGAAGCCGGACCTCATCCTCGGCAGCAAGTTCCGCCAGGAGAAGTTCTACGACGAGTTGGCCGCCATCGCGCCGACCGTGTTCACCGAGAAGGTGGGCATCACCTGGAAGGACAACCTCCTTCTCGACGGTAAGGCGCTCGGCCGCGAGCAGCAGGCCAAGGACCTGCTCGGCGCGTACGAGAAGCGGGCCAAGGACTTCGGCGCCACCCTCGGCGACGCCGCCGCACGCAAGGTGTCGATCGTGCGGTTCCTGCCCGGCAACATCCGGGTGTACGGCCCGGACTCGTTCTCCGGCATCGTCATCGGCGACACCGGCCTGGGCCGCCCCGAGCGGCAGTTGCTCGCCAACAAGGAAGACAAGCGCTTCGACCTCGTCAGCCCCGAGCGGATCAACGAGGTCGACGGTGACGTCATCTTCGTGACCGCGTACGGCGACAAGGCCGCTGCCGAGCAGACCAAGGTCGCCGGCGGGACCCTCTGGAAGGGCCTCAACGCCGTCAAGGCCGGCAAGGCGTACCCCGTCTCCGACGAGGTCTGGATGACGGGCATCGGCGTCGGTGCCGCCAACAAGATCCTCGACGACCTGACGAAGTACCTCCCCGCCGCCTGA
- a CDS encoding TetR/AcrR family transcriptional regulator, with amino-acid sequence MPTPDRTSLADIVAAARQILESEGLPGLTMQAVAQRVGVRAPSLYKRVRNRDDLIRLVTEATVHDLGEQLTVAGSGDPGRDLAELAHAFRAFAHAQPAGYHLIFTSGPADTRPSLDILTRATAPALRLAAELAGPEHALSAARMFTAWANGFISMELAGAFNLGGDLDEAFAFGIDRLTAALTTLDPPRPSFDTGRTPGTTPPRHGRQPRPAE; translated from the coding sequence ATGCCGACTCCCGACCGGACGTCCCTCGCCGACATCGTCGCGGCCGCCCGCCAGATCCTGGAGTCCGAAGGGCTTCCGGGCCTGACCATGCAGGCGGTCGCCCAGCGGGTCGGCGTCCGCGCCCCCTCGCTGTACAAACGGGTCCGCAATCGCGACGACCTCATCCGGCTCGTCACCGAAGCAACCGTGCACGACCTCGGCGAGCAGCTCACCGTAGCCGGCAGCGGCGATCCGGGCCGAGACCTCGCCGAGTTGGCCCACGCCTTCCGCGCGTTCGCCCACGCCCAACCCGCGGGCTACCACCTGATCTTCACCAGCGGCCCCGCAGACACCAGGCCCAGCCTCGACATTCTCACCCGAGCGACCGCCCCCGCCCTACGCCTCGCCGCGGAACTCGCCGGGCCCGAGCACGCCCTGTCAGCCGCGCGCATGTTCACCGCCTGGGCAAACGGCTTCATCAGCATGGAGCTGGCGGGTGCCTTCAACCTCGGCGGCGACCTCGACGAGGCCTTCGCGTTCGGCATCGACCGCCTGACCGCCGCCCTGACGACCCTGGACCCGCCCCGACCGTCGTTCGACACCGGCCGTACGCCCGGGACGACGCCGCCGAGGCACGGACGACAACCTCGACCGGCCGAGTGA
- a CDS encoding MBL fold metallo-hydrolase, with product MKLGPHLHRIGNDIVAAYLVETDEGVTVVDAGLAGHWSELLAELSAMGRSLADVRGLILTHGDTDHIGFAERLRRDHGVPVYVHEADAARARGEVKSKSPFGTFKVGAVASFLMYAGRKGVLRTTYLSEVITVRDGQVLDLPGAPRVIGMPGHSPGSIAVHVPIADAVFVGDALTTRHVLTGRSGPQPAPFTDDPALALASLARIEDLRATWILPGHGTPWNEGAAEAVRRIKAAAPAG from the coding sequence ATGAAGCTCGGGCCGCATCTGCACCGCATCGGCAACGACATCGTCGCCGCGTACCTCGTCGAGACCGACGAGGGCGTGACCGTCGTGGACGCCGGCCTCGCCGGTCACTGGTCGGAGCTGCTGGCGGAGTTGTCCGCCATGGGTCGCTCGCTCGCCGACGTCCGAGGTCTGATCCTCACCCACGGCGACACCGACCACATCGGCTTCGCCGAGCGGCTCCGGCGCGACCACGGCGTACCGGTCTACGTGCACGAGGCGGACGCCGCCCGAGCCCGCGGCGAGGTCAAGTCCAAGTCGCCCTTCGGGACCTTCAAGGTGGGTGCCGTGGCCAGCTTCCTGATGTACGCGGGCCGCAAGGGTGTGCTGCGCACGACGTACCTCAGCGAGGTGATCACCGTGCGGGACGGTCAGGTGCTCGACCTGCCCGGCGCTCCGCGCGTCATCGGGATGCCCGGCCACTCGCCGGGCAGCATCGCCGTGCACGTGCCGATCGCCGATGCCGTGTTCGTCGGCGACGCGCTCACCACCCGACACGTGCTGACCGGCCGGTCGGGCCCGCAGCCGGCGCCGTTCACCGACGATCCGGCCCTGGCACTCGCCTCGCTGGCCCGCATCGAGGACCTGCGGGCGACGTGGATCCTCCCCGGCCACGGCACCCCCTGGAACGAGGGTGCCGCTGAGGCGGTGCGCCGGATCAAGGCTGCCGCCCCGGCCGGGTGA
- a CDS encoding DEAD/DEAH box helicase, whose amino-acid sequence MTLTAALPTSADPDTLFDAFAGWAKERGLDLYPHQEEAVIEIVSGANLIMNTPTGSGKSLVAVAAHFAALADSRTTFYTAPIKALVSEKFFALCEVFGAENVGMLTGDASVNADAPIICCTAEILANLALREGAKADVGQVIMDEFHFYAEPDRGWAWQVPIIELPQAQFILMSATLGDTTRFVDDLTRRNGRPTAVVRSAERPVPLIFSYAMTPLHETLEELLETKQAPVYVVHFTQAAALERAQALTSVNVCTRAEKDMIAEAIGGFRFTAGFGKTLSRLVRHGIGVHHAGMLPKYRRLVETLAQAGLLKVICGTDTLGVGINVPIRTVLFTGLSKYDGVRTRLLKNREFHQIAGRAGRAGYDTIGRVVVQAPEHVIDNEKALAKAGDDPKKRRKVVRKKPPEGSIGWGQPTFDRLVDAEPEPLTSSFQVSHSMLLNVISRPGDAFAAMRHLLTDNHEDATAQRRHIRRAIAIYRALRAGEVVEELPEPDETGRRVRLTVDLQLDFALNQPLSPLALATIDLLDAESPSYALDVLSVIESILDDPRQILSAQQFKARGEAVAAMKAEGIEYEARLELLDEVTHPKPLAELLEAAYEMYRQSQPWVADHQLSPKAVVRDMYERAMTFTEYVQFYGLTRSEGLVLRYLADAYKTLRQTVPEDAKTEELIDLIEWLGELVRQVDSSLIDEWERLRNPSDVAEVALAHAALTDRPPAVTRNARAFRVLVRNALFRRVELAALRRWDLLAELDAEDGWDYDAWADALAPYFEEYDSIGVGPDARGPALLMIEQGRERWTVRQSFDDPNGDHDWGISAEIDLVASDEVGAAVVRITDVGQL is encoded by the coding sequence ATGACGCTCACCGCCGCGCTGCCGACAAGCGCAGACCCCGACACCCTCTTCGACGCATTCGCCGGTTGGGCGAAGGAGCGCGGCCTCGACCTCTACCCCCATCAGGAGGAGGCGGTCATCGAGATCGTCTCCGGCGCCAACCTGATCATGAACACGCCCACCGGCTCGGGTAAGAGCCTGGTGGCGGTCGCCGCGCACTTCGCGGCCCTCGCGGACAGCCGGACGACCTTCTACACCGCGCCGATCAAGGCGCTGGTGTCGGAGAAGTTCTTCGCCCTGTGCGAGGTCTTCGGCGCCGAGAACGTCGGCATGCTCACCGGCGACGCCAGCGTCAACGCCGATGCCCCGATCATCTGCTGCACGGCGGAGATCCTGGCCAACCTGGCGCTGCGCGAGGGCGCGAAGGCCGACGTCGGCCAGGTGATCATGGACGAGTTCCACTTCTACGCCGAGCCCGACCGGGGTTGGGCCTGGCAGGTGCCGATCATCGAGCTGCCACAGGCCCAGTTCATCCTGATGTCCGCCACCCTGGGAGACACCACCCGCTTCGTCGACGACCTGACCAGGCGTAATGGCCGGCCGACCGCCGTCGTCCGCTCGGCCGAGCGGCCGGTGCCGCTCATCTTCTCGTACGCGATGACGCCGCTGCACGAGACGCTCGAGGAGCTGCTGGAGACCAAGCAGGCCCCGGTGTACGTGGTGCACTTCACCCAGGCCGCCGCGCTGGAACGCGCCCAGGCGCTGACCAGCGTCAACGTCTGCACCCGCGCTGAGAAGGACATGATCGCCGAGGCGATCGGTGGTTTCCGGTTCACCGCCGGCTTCGGCAAGACGCTCTCCCGGCTGGTCCGGCACGGCATCGGCGTGCACCACGCCGGCATGCTGCCCAAGTACCGCCGACTGGTGGAGACCCTCGCCCAGGCCGGCCTGCTCAAGGTCATCTGCGGCACCGACACCCTCGGCGTCGGCATCAACGTGCCCATCCGCACCGTGCTGTTCACCGGCCTGTCCAAGTACGACGGGGTCCGTACCCGGCTGCTCAAGAACCGGGAGTTCCACCAGATCGCCGGGCGGGCCGGCCGGGCCGGCTACGACACCATCGGCCGGGTCGTGGTGCAGGCCCCCGAGCACGTCATCGACAACGAGAAGGCCCTCGCCAAGGCCGGCGACGACCCGAAGAAGCGGCGCAAGGTGGTCCGCAAGAAGCCGCCGGAGGGCTCAATCGGCTGGGGCCAGCCCACCTTCGACCGACTGGTCGACGCCGAGCCCGAGCCGCTGACCTCCAGCTTCCAGGTCAGCCACTCGATGCTGCTCAACGTGATCAGCCGCCCCGGGGACGCGTTCGCCGCGATGCGGCACCTGCTCACCGACAACCACGAGGACGCCACCGCGCAGCGCCGGCACATCCGCCGGGCGATCGCCATCTACCGCGCGCTGCGCGCCGGCGAGGTGGTCGAGGAGCTGCCCGAGCCCGACGAGACCGGCCGGCGGGTCCGGCTCACCGTCGACCTCCAGCTCGACTTCGCCCTCAACCAGCCGCTCTCTCCCCTCGCCCTGGCCACCATCGATCTGCTCGACGCCGAGTCCCCGTCGTACGCCCTGGACGTTCTCTCGGTGATCGAGTCGATCCTCGACGACCCCCGGCAGATCCTGTCCGCGCAGCAGTTCAAGGCGCGCGGCGAGGCGGTGGCCGCGATGAAGGCCGAGGGCATCGAGTACGAGGCCCGCCTCGAACTGCTCGACGAGGTGACCCACCCGAAGCCCCTCGCGGAGCTGCTGGAGGCCGCGTACGAGATGTACCGGCAGAGCCAGCCGTGGGTCGCCGACCACCAGCTCTCCCCCAAGGCCGTGGTCCGCGACATGTACGAGCGGGCCATGACCTTCACCGAGTACGTGCAGTTCTACGGGCTGACCCGCTCGGAAGGTCTCGTCCTTCGCTACCTGGCCGACGCGTACAAGACGTTGCGGCAGACCGTGCCCGAGGACGCCAAGACCGAGGAGCTGATCGACCTCATCGAGTGGTTGGGCGAGCTGGTCCGCCAGGTCGACTCCAGCCTCATCGACGAGTGGGAGCGGCTGCGCAACCCGTCCGACGTGGCCGAGGTGGCCTTGGCGCACGCCGCCCTGACCGACCGGCCACCGGCGGTGACCCGCAACGCGCGGGCGTTCCGGGTGCTGGTGCGCAACGCGCTGTTCCGCCGCGTCGAGCTGGCCGCGCTGCGCCGCTGGGACCTGCTCGCCGAGTTGGACGCCGAGGACGGCTGGGACTACGACGCGTGGGCCGACGCGCTTGCGCCGTACTTCGAGGAGTACGACTCGATCGGCGTCGGGCCGGACGCCCGAGGGCCGGCACTGCTCATGATCGAGCAGGGGCGGGAGCGGTGGACCGTCCGGCAGAGCTTCGACGACCCCAACGGCGACCACGACTGGGGCATCAGCGCCGAGATCGACCTGGTGGCCTCCGACGAGGTCGGCGCTGCGGTCGTCCGGATCACGGACGTCGGCCAGCTCTGA
- the trmB gene encoding tRNA (guanosine(46)-N7)-methyltransferase TrmB: MTATDHDPAVPPVSRTIRTFHPRRGRMSDRQTDALSRLWPAYGLDVPDGPVVPVDLADLFGRRAPVVLEIGSGMGDTTAAMAAADPDRDYLAVEVHTPGIANLLDLLHRGGLSNVRVAQGDALSLVNGLPEGVLDAVHIFFPDPWPKARHHKRRIIQPAHVALLRSRLRPGGTLHCATDWAEYAEAMRNTLDADPGLVDAYGGFAPRPAHRPVTKFERRAITAGRPVADLLYRRR, from the coding sequence GTGACCGCCACCGACCATGACCCCGCCGTCCCGCCCGTGAGCCGGACGATCCGCACGTTCCACCCCCGTCGGGGTCGGATGAGCGACCGGCAGACCGACGCGCTGAGCCGGCTCTGGCCCGCGTACGGCCTGGATGTGCCGGACGGGCCGGTCGTGCCCGTCGACCTGGCCGACCTGTTCGGTCGCCGGGCGCCGGTGGTGCTGGAGATCGGCTCGGGCATGGGCGACACCACCGCCGCGATGGCTGCCGCCGACCCGGATCGAGATTATCTGGCGGTCGAGGTGCACACGCCGGGAATCGCGAACCTGCTCGACCTGCTGCACCGCGGCGGCCTGAGCAACGTGCGGGTGGCGCAGGGCGACGCGTTGTCCCTGGTCAACGGCTTGCCCGAGGGTGTGCTGGACGCCGTGCACATCTTCTTCCCGGACCCGTGGCCGAAGGCCCGCCACCACAAGCGGCGGATCATCCAGCCGGCGCACGTGGCGCTGCTGCGGTCCCGGCTGCGGCCCGGCGGCACGCTGCACTGTGCGACCGACTGGGCCGAGTACGCCGAGGCGATGCGGAACACCCTGGATGCGGACCCGGGGCTGGTGGACGCGTACGGCGGCTTCGCGCCGCGTCCGGCGCACCGCCCGGTGACGAAGTTCGAGCGGCGGGCGATCACGGCCGGCCGGCCGGTCGCCGACCTGCTCTACCGCCGACGGTGA
- a CDS encoding class F sortase, translating into MTSDRPAVAARPATAVAPRRSRPSGRSSDRSRWSVPLAVVLVLAGVFATGAGLGRSVGPFDLAPTGGDRPARSESVAMSASRPVRLSVPAIKVAAPVAPVGQARDGSIAVPPLERHNETGWYDRGPTPGEPGPAVIVGHVDTKTGPSVFYDLGKLHPGDLIEVARADESVVVFRVDTVEHFPKDQLPGERIYGHDGPPGLRLITCGGQFIGGRTGYADNVIAFATLQSSRKP; encoded by the coding sequence CTGACCTCCGATCGTCCGGCGGTGGCCGCTCGCCCGGCGACCGCCGTCGCGCCTCGGCGTAGCCGTCCCTCCGGCCGTTCGTCCGACCGCAGCCGCTGGTCGGTGCCGTTGGCGGTGGTGCTGGTGCTGGCCGGGGTCTTCGCGACCGGGGCGGGCCTCGGCCGCTCGGTCGGCCCCTTCGACCTGGCCCCGACCGGCGGTGACCGGCCGGCCCGCAGCGAGTCGGTCGCGATGTCGGCCAGTCGCCCGGTGCGCCTCTCGGTGCCGGCGATCAAGGTCGCCGCGCCGGTGGCACCCGTCGGACAGGCACGGGACGGCTCGATCGCCGTACCGCCGTTGGAGCGGCACAACGAGACCGGCTGGTACGACCGCGGGCCCACGCCGGGCGAGCCTGGCCCGGCGGTGATCGTCGGGCACGTGGACACCAAGACCGGCCCGTCGGTCTTCTACGACCTTGGCAAGTTGCACCCCGGCGACCTGATCGAGGTGGCCCGGGCGGACGAATCGGTGGTGGTGTTCCGGGTCGACACCGTGGAGCACTTCCCGAAGGACCAACTGCCCGGCGAACGGATCTACGGCCACGACGGGCCGCCCGGGTTGCGGCTGATCACCTGCGGTGGTCAGTTCATCGGCGGACGGACCGGCTACGCCGACAACGTCATCGCGTTCGCCACCCTGCAGTCCTCCCGCAAGCCCTGA
- a CDS encoding antibiotic biosynthesis monooxygenase family protein, with protein MAVVKINAIEVPPGGGAELEKRFAARAGAVENSPGFLGFELLRPVAGETRYFVYTKWETEEAYQAWAAGPSRAAHATAPGEKPRPPVATGASLLEFEVALHVPQP; from the coding sequence ATGGCAGTCGTGAAGATCAACGCAATCGAGGTCCCGCCCGGTGGCGGCGCGGAGTTGGAGAAGCGGTTCGCCGCCCGAGCCGGCGCGGTGGAGAACTCCCCCGGCTTCCTCGGCTTCGAGCTGCTCCGCCCGGTGGCCGGCGAGACCCGCTACTTCGTCTACACGAAGTGGGAGACCGAGGAGGCCTATCAGGCCTGGGCCGCCGGCCCGTCGCGCGCCGCCCACGCCACCGCCCCAGGCGAAAAGCCGCGCCCGCCCGTCGCCACCGGCGCCAGCCTCCTGGAGTTCGAGGTCGCCCTGCACGTTCCCCAGCCCTAG
- a CDS encoding exodeoxyribonuclease III, with amino-acid sequence MRLATWNVNSVKARLPRLLEWLADTGPDVVCLQETKCPDGAFPVTEVGELGYTVASHSDGRWNGVAILSRVGLDDVRVGFAGEPGFPDPEARAISATCDGVRVWSVYVPNGRTPDDPHYAYKLAWFAALRDALEAELTGGLPLAVSGDFNVAPTDADVWDPALFTHSTHVTPAERAALAALRDLGLSDIVPTPMKGPHPYTYWDYRAGMFHQNKGMRIDLVYASAPFARAVRSAYVDREARKGKGPSDHAPIVVDADLVPVVETF; translated from the coding sequence ATGCGCCTGGCGACCTGGAACGTCAACTCGGTGAAGGCCCGCCTACCCCGGCTGTTGGAGTGGCTGGCCGACACCGGGCCGGACGTCGTCTGCCTACAGGAGACCAAGTGCCCGGACGGCGCCTTCCCGGTGACCGAGGTGGGCGAGTTGGGCTACACCGTGGCCAGCCACAGCGACGGCCGGTGGAACGGGGTCGCCATCCTGTCCCGGGTCGGGCTGGACGACGTCCGGGTCGGGTTCGCCGGTGAGCCCGGCTTTCCCGACCCGGAGGCCCGCGCCATCTCCGCCACCTGCGACGGGGTGCGGGTCTGGTCGGTGTACGTGCCCAACGGCCGGACGCCGGACGACCCGCACTACGCGTACAAGTTGGCCTGGTTCGCCGCGCTGCGCGACGCGCTGGAGGCGGAGTTGACCGGCGGGCTCCCGCTGGCCGTCAGCGGCGACTTCAACGTCGCCCCGACCGACGCCGACGTCTGGGACCCGGCGCTCTTCACCCACTCCACCCATGTCACCCCCGCCGAGCGGGCGGCCCTCGCCGCGCTGCGCGACCTGGGCCTCAGCGACATCGTGCCCACCCCGATGAAGGGGCCACACCCCTACACCTACTGGGACTACCGGGCCGGGATGTTCCACCAGAACAAAGGCATGCGAATCGACCTGGTGTACGCGTCCGCGCCGTTCGCGCGGGCGGTCCGCTCGGCGTACGTGGACCGGGAGGCCCGCAAGGGCAAGGGCCCCTCCGACCACGCCCCGATCGTGGTCGACGCCGACCTGGTGCCGGTGGTCGAGACGTTCTGA
- a CDS encoding proteasome assembly chaperone family protein, which yields MLDPHELYQLTDDLPDLGQPVLIQALTGFVDAGNASRLAREQLLTSLEGRPIATFDVDQLFDYRSRRPVMTFVEDHWESVDAPMLELHLLHDDDETPFLLLTGPEPDLQWERFVAAVAGLAARLDVRLTVGLNSIPMAVPHTRPTGVTAHATRPELISGYEPWLQRVQVPGSVGHLLEFRLGEQGRDALGFAAHVPHYVAQTEYPAAAEVLLASVSRSTGLLLPGDGLRSAAEVVRVEIDRQVAQTEDAAALVQALEEQYDAFARGRGEKSLLAPDAGPLPTADELGAELERFLAEQTRPGDTPGS from the coding sequence GTGCTCGACCCACACGAGCTCTACCAGCTCACCGACGATTTGCCCGACCTCGGGCAACCGGTCCTGATCCAGGCCCTCACCGGGTTCGTGGACGCCGGCAACGCCAGCCGGCTGGCGCGCGAGCAGCTGCTCACCTCGCTGGAAGGCCGGCCGATCGCCACCTTCGACGTCGACCAGCTCTTCGACTACCGGTCACGACGACCGGTGATGACCTTCGTCGAGGACCACTGGGAGAGCGTCGACGCGCCCATGCTGGAGCTGCACCTCCTGCACGACGACGACGAAACCCCGTTCCTGCTGCTCACCGGCCCCGAGCCGGACCTGCAGTGGGAGCGTTTCGTGGCCGCCGTCGCCGGGCTCGCCGCCCGACTGGACGTCCGGCTCACCGTGGGGCTCAACTCGATCCCGATGGCGGTACCGCACACCCGGCCGACCGGGGTGACCGCGCACGCCACCCGCCCCGAGCTGATCAGCGGGTACGAGCCCTGGCTGCAACGCGTCCAGGTGCCCGGCAGCGTCGGTCACCTGCTGGAGTTCCGCCTCGGCGAGCAGGGCCGCGACGCGCTGGGCTTCGCCGCCCACGTGCCGCACTACGTGGCGCAGACCGAGTACCCGGCCGCCGCCGAGGTGCTGCTCGCCTCGGTGTCACGCAGCACCGGGCTGCTGCTGCCCGGCGACGGACTGCGCTCGGCCGCCGAGGTGGTTCGGGTGGAGATCGACCGGCAGGTGGCCCAGACCGAGGACGCCGCAGCCCTGGTCCAGGCCCTGGAGGAGCAGTACGACGCGTTCGCCCGAGGTCGGGGCGAGAAGAGCCTGCTCGCCCCGGATGCCGGGCCGCTGCCCACGGCCGACGAACTCGGCGCGGAACTCGAACGGTTCCTGGCCGAGCAGACCCGTCCTGGCGACACCCCGGGCAGCTGA
- a CDS encoding peptidase M23 produces MRDDGTLDDPYAPSSPTADTEDGTSTERTTAASRLRAYARDLTGRRRAQVALATGVVCCLGLAAVAQVRDETADAATRGGPLSSSELAQRAEQQRASRGLDRAAAPTTPTAAPSAVATPADPDTTARARKVASVPPTDPAPVAGLDEDQMENAEAIVRTGRKMGVPRRGLVIAVATAMQESNLYNVASGVLPESQDYPHQGVGWDHDSVGLFQQRSSSGWGPVGRLMDPAFATRQFLAALEQVPGWQRMRLTDAAQAVQVSAYPEHYQQHEWRATRVVDAIVPAGR; encoded by the coding sequence ATGCGTGACGACGGCACCCTCGACGACCCGTACGCCCCGAGCAGCCCCACTGCCGATACGGAGGATGGCACCTCAACCGAACGGACAACCGCCGCGAGTCGGCTCCGGGCGTACGCCCGGGACCTGACCGGCCGACGCCGGGCGCAGGTGGCGCTGGCGACCGGTGTGGTCTGCTGCCTCGGTTTGGCCGCTGTGGCGCAGGTCCGCGACGAGACCGCCGACGCGGCGACCCGGGGTGGCCCGCTCTCCAGCTCGGAGCTGGCGCAGCGCGCCGAACAGCAGCGTGCCTCCCGTGGTCTCGACCGCGCAGCCGCCCCGACCACCCCCACCGCTGCCCCGTCCGCGGTGGCGACCCCCGCCGACCCGGACACCACCGCGCGGGCCCGGAAGGTCGCCTCGGTCCCCCCGACCGACCCGGCGCCCGTCGCCGGGCTCGACGAGGACCAGATGGAGAACGCCGAGGCGATCGTCCGCACCGGCCGCAAGATGGGGGTCCCCCGCCGAGGTCTGGTGATCGCGGTGGCCACCGCCATGCAGGAGAGCAACCTCTACAACGTGGCCAGCGGTGTGCTGCCCGAGTCGCAGGACTACCCGCACCAGGGCGTCGGCTGGGACCACGACTCGGTCGGGTTGTTCCAGCAGCGCTCCAGCAGCGGCTGGGGCCCGGTGGGCCGGCTGATGGACCCCGCGTTCGCCACCCGGCAGTTCCTCGCCGCGCTGGAGCAGGTGCCGGGCTGGCAGCGGATGCGGCTCACCGATGCTGCCCAGGCGGTGCAGGTCTCCGCGTACCCCGAGCACTACCAGCAGCACGAATGGCGGGCCACCCGGGTCGTCGACGCCATCGTGCCGGCGGGGAGGTAG